In a single window of the Gossypium hirsutum isolate 1008001.06 chromosome A13, Gossypium_hirsutum_v2.1, whole genome shotgun sequence genome:
- the LOC107932401 gene encoding ubiquitin receptor RAD23c, with protein MKVFVKTLKGTHFNIEVKPEDAVADVKKKIETVQGADVYPAAQQMLIYKGKVLKDDTTLAENSVTENSFIVIMLTKNKGASGEGSTASTAPTKKAPEASNLPTAPAPASTAPVATSAMAAAATESAPVASSTPLSDSDVYGQAASNLVAGSNLEGTIQQILDMGGGTWDRDTVVRALRAAYNNPERAVEYLYSGIPEQAEAPPVARAPVVGQATNPAAQPQQPAQTAAIPTSGPNANPLDLFPQGLPNMGASGAGAGTLDFLRNSPQFQALRAMVQANPQILQPMLQELGKQNPNLMRLIQEHQGDFLRLINEPAEGGEGNILGQLAEAMPQAVQVTPEEREAIERLEAMGFDRATVLQVFFACNKNEELAANYLLDHMHDFQD; from the exons ATGAAGGTTTTTGTCAAAACTCTCAAAGGCACTCACTTCAATATCGAAGTCAAACCCGAAGATGCG GTTGCGGatgtaaaaaagaaaatagaaactgTTCAAGGGGCAGATGTTTATCCTGCTGCACAACAAATGCTTATCTATAAGGGAAAGGTCCTTAAAGATGACACGACACTGGCTGAAAACAGTGTCACTGAAAATAGCTTTATTGTGATCATGTTGACAAAG AATAAGGGTGCATCTGGTGAGGGTTCAACTGCTTCAACTGCTCCTACAAAGAAA GCTCCTGAGGCAAGTAATCTGCCAACAGCTCCAGCACCAGCTTCTACTGCACCTGTTGCAACGTCAGCTAT gGCTGCAGCTGCCACTGAATCTGCTCCTGTTGCTTCAAGTACTCCTTT GTCAGATTCTGATGTTTATGGCCAAGCAGCATCTAACCTGGTTGCAGGGAGTAACTTAGAGGGAACAATCCAACAGATTCTTGATATGGGTGGAGGGACCTGGGACAGGGACACTGTTGTCCGTGCCCTTCGTGCTGCTTATAATAACCCAGAGAGAGCTGTTGAATATTTGTATTCT GGCATCCCCGAGCAAGCTGAAGCTCCACCTGTGGCCCGTGCTCCTGTAGTTGGGCAAGCCACTAACCCTGCAGCACAACCTCAACAGCCTGCGCAAACGGCAGCTATTCCTACAAGTGGACCAAATGCAAATCCATTAGACCTGTTTCCCCAG GGCCTTCCCAACATGGGTGCAAGTGGTGCTGGGGCTGGCACTCTTGATTTTTTACGGAACAGTCCACAG TTTCAAGCTTTGCGAGCAATGGTGCAAGCCAACCCACAAATATTGCAG CCTATGCTACAAGAGTTGGGGAAACAAAATCCTAATTTAATGAGACTTATTCAAGAGCATCAGGGTGACTTTCTTCGCTTGATCAATGAACCTGCCGAAGGTGGAGAGGG AAACATTTTGGGGCAATTAGCTGAGGCGATGCCACAAGCTGTGCAAGTCACACCTGAGGAACGTGAAGCCATAGAACGG CTTGAAGCAATGGGGTTTGACCGTGCAACTGTGCTCCAAGTGTTCTTTGCGTGCAACAAGAATGAGGAACTTGCAGCCAACTACCTTTTAGATCATATGCATGATTTTCAGGATTGA